From the Billgrantia sulfidoxydans genome, one window contains:
- a CDS encoding YjiH family protein codes for MAIPEPATRKLHGGAWITAAKLLLPSALGILIFFVPVTLGGRHTILLDHMVTVARGLLGEAAGLYALVLILAGAIYPLWKGTWKRSLTDRIFTALKLAGVAVAVMALTGWGPTLLHEPDMLPFLFDKLVIPVGLIVPIGAVFLALLIGYGLLELIGVLLQPVMRPVWRTPGRSAIDAVASFVGSYSIGLLITNRVYQAGQYSAREAAIIATGFSTVSATFMIIVARTLELMSVWNLYFWLTLAITFVVTAITVRLPPLSRLDDSRRDGEPEAPAGKRLATAWRTGLAVADRAPGLHRSVALNVREGMLMAISILPSIMSVGLLGLLAAKYTPLFEWLGWLFYPFVAIWGLEDGVALAQATAAGLAEMFLPALLMAEAEFVARFAAGVVSVSAVLFFSASIPCILATSIPLSVGRIVAVWFLRVALSLTLAIPAAYLVQALGVS; via the coding sequence ATGGCGATACCGGAACCGGCCACCCGCAAGTTGCACGGTGGCGCCTGGATCACAGCGGCCAAGCTGCTTCTGCCCAGCGCGCTGGGCATCCTGATCTTCTTCGTTCCCGTCACCCTTGGCGGGAGACACACCATCCTGCTCGACCATATGGTGACCGTGGCTCGGGGCTTGCTGGGCGAAGCCGCCGGTCTCTATGCCTTGGTACTGATACTCGCCGGGGCGATCTATCCGCTGTGGAAGGGCACCTGGAAACGCAGCCTGACCGATCGGATCTTTACCGCCCTGAAGCTGGCCGGGGTGGCGGTAGCCGTCATGGCGCTGACGGGCTGGGGGCCGACGCTGCTGCACGAGCCGGACATGCTGCCGTTCCTGTTCGACAAGCTGGTGATACCGGTCGGGCTGATCGTGCCGATCGGGGCGGTGTTCCTGGCGCTGCTGATCGGCTACGGGCTGCTGGAGCTGATCGGCGTGCTGCTGCAGCCGGTCATGCGTCCGGTCTGGCGCACGCCGGGGCGCTCCGCCATCGACGCGGTGGCGTCGTTCGTGGGTAGTTACTCGATCGGCCTGCTGATCACCAACCGGGTCTACCAGGCGGGGCAGTACTCGGCACGCGAAGCGGCCATCATTGCCACCGGCTTCTCCACGGTCTCGGCCACCTTCATGATCATCGTGGCGAGAACCCTGGAGCTGATGAGCGTATGGAACCTCTATTTCTGGTTGACGCTGGCGATCACCTTCGTGGTCACCGCCATTACCGTCCGCCTGCCGCCTCTGTCGCGACTGGACGATAGCAGGCGCGACGGTGAACCCGAGGCGCCGGCCGGCAAGCGGTTGGCCACCGCCTGGCGTACCGGCCTGGCGGTAGCCGACCGGGCGCCGGGGCTGCATCGCAGCGTGGCGCTCAACGTGCGCGAGGGCATGCTGATGGCGATCAGCATCCTGCCGTCGATCATGTCGGTGGGGCTTCTCGGGCTGCTCGCCGCCAAGTACACCCCGCTGTTCGAGTGGCTGGGGTGGCTGTTCTACCCGTTCGTGGCGATCTGGGGGCTCGAGGATGGGGTGGCGCTGGCCCAGGCGACGGCAGCGGGGCTGGCCGAGATGTTCCTGCCGGCGCTGCTGATGGCGGAAGCCGAGTTCGTCGCCCGCTTCGCCGCCGGCGTGGTGTCAGTCTCGGCGGTGCTGTTCTTCTCCGCCTCGATTCCCTGCATCCTGGCGACCAGCATTCCGCTGTCGGTAGGGCGCATCGTGGCGGTGTGGTTCCTGCGCGTGGCGTTGAGCCTGACGTTGGCGATACCGGCCGCCTACCTGGTCCAGGCGCTGGGCGTCAGCTAG
- the hutC gene encoding histidine utilization repressor, which yields MGSTPPLYLQIQQHLLEKIQGGEWEAHHQIPPEEQLARDFGVSRMTANKAIRDLVQQGYLTRQPGLGTFVADRKVESSLVDVHNIAEEVRGRGHLYSNDVLLAEAIAADDEVALRLGVRLGTRVFHTRIVHRENGVPIQLEERFVNPRWVPDYLETDFSRHTPNEVLVAACPITDIEHVVEAVLVDAATARRLEIEVNRPCLSMTRRTWSGDHLISYARLLHPGERYKLRSSLRRS from the coding sequence ATGGGCAGCACCCCTCCACTCTACTTGCAGATTCAGCAGCACCTGCTGGAAAAGATCCAGGGAGGCGAGTGGGAGGCGCATCACCAGATCCCCCCCGAGGAACAGCTGGCACGGGACTTCGGCGTCAGCCGCATGACCGCCAACAAGGCGATCCGCGATCTCGTGCAGCAGGGCTACCTGACGCGACAGCCGGGACTAGGCACCTTCGTCGCGGATCGCAAGGTGGAGTCGTCGCTGGTCGACGTGCACAACATTGCCGAAGAAGTGCGCGGCCGCGGCCATCTCTACAGCAACGACGTGCTGCTCGCCGAAGCCATCGCCGCCGACGACGAAGTGGCACTGCGTCTGGGCGTTCGCCTCGGCACCCGGGTCTTCCATACGCGTATCGTGCATCGCGAGAACGGCGTGCCGATCCAGCTCGAGGAGCGCTTCGTCAATCCGCGCTGGGTGCCCGATTACCTGGAGACCGATTTCAGCCGCCACACGCCCAACGAGGTGCTGGTGGCGGCGTGCCCCATCACCGACATCGAACACGTGGTCGAAGCGGTCCTGGTCGATGCCGCCACCGCCCGACGACTCGAGATCGAAGTCAATCGTCCCTGCCTCAGCATGACGCGCCGCACCTGGTCGGGCGATCATCTGATCAGCTATGCCCGTCTCCTCCATCCCGGTGAACGCTATAAGCTTCGTTCATCGTTGCGCCGCAGCTGA